One genomic region from Oncorhynchus gorbuscha isolate QuinsamMale2020 ecotype Even-year linkage group LG13, OgorEven_v1.0, whole genome shotgun sequence encodes:
- the mmp28 gene encoding matrix metalloproteinase-28 produces MRLRDSPDQNKLWHIGPCIITALILIKSTVCTPVSTDWRVETPEAEGFLEKYGYLHQDNHIHNAAEVKTAVREFQWLSHLPVTGQLDGATLKQMGTPRCGVKDEGSHQVWAQRVYAVFTGKIASNVSQTRRKRYAQLGEKWYKRHLTYRIVNWPRHLAPGPVRLAVRAAFQLWSNVSGLAFQEVPEGPSDIRLAFYEGEHNDGASNAFDGPGGALAHAFFPCRGEAHFDMAERWTLYGHKGHNLFMVTAHEIGHTLGLEHSPVRHSLMSPYYRKLGRALVLSWDDIAAVQQLYGKPLGGLPMRLTGQAFSSALQEWELAEEPEGHPEITQPLYCQGVFDAITMDQNHTVLVFRGSVYWMVSAQGNVSAPLPLQQRWRHLPLAIEAAAFSPLDSKWYFFKGKRIWRYSGSALDPGFPRRSSQAGLPCHPDCAFYYAPLGHMVLFKGPRYSVLNLHTLRSEPYYPRRLADWTGVPQGTNGALTRPDGRLYLFREQQYWRFDPVKVRMTREGQWAQDLDWIGCRNRTHQGNDIL; encoded by the exons GGCTTCCTGGAGAAATATGGATATCTGCACCAGGACAATCACATACACAATGCTGCAGAGGTCAAAACAGCAGTCCG GGAGTTTCAGTGGCTGTCCCACCTGCCCGTCACAGGACAGCTGGATGGTGCCACCCTGAAGCAGATGGGCACACCACGGTGTGGGGTAAAGGATGAGGGCAGCCATCAGGTCTGGGCACAGAGAGTCTATGCAGTCTTCACAGGCAAGATTGCGTCCAATGTGTCACAAACCCGCAGGAAACGCTATGCTCAACTAG GTGAGAAATGGTACAAGCGTCACCTGACCTACAGGATAGTGAACTGGCCTCGTCACCTTGCGCCAGGCCCCGTGCGGCTTGCAGTGCGTGCCGCCTTTCAGCTGTGGAGCAATGTGTCAGGCCTGGCCTTCCAGGAGGTCCCAGAGGGCCCCTCGGACATCCGCCTGGCGTTCTATGAGGGCGAGCACAATGACGGGGCCAGCAACGCCTTTGATGGCCCAG GGGGAGCTCTAGCACATGCCTTCTTCCCTTGCCGGGGGGAGGCCCACTTCGACATGGCAGAGAGATGGACGCTGTACGGACACAAGGGCCACAACCTGTTCATGGTGACAGCCCACGAGATAGGCCACACACTGGGGCTGGAACACTCACCGGTGCGCCACTCCCTCATGTCCCCCTACTACAGGAAGCTAGGCCGCGCCCTGGTCCTCAGCTGGGATGACATCGCTGCAGTGCAGCAGCTCTATG GAAAGCCTCTGGGGGGTCTGCCTATGAGGTTAACAGGCCAGGCATTCAGCTCAGCCCTGCAGGAGTGGGAGCTGGCCGAGGAGCCCGAGGGACATCCTGAAATTACCCAGCCCCTCTACTGCCAGGGAGTCTTTGATGCCATCACTATGG ACCAGAACCACACAGTGCTGGTGTTCCGGGGCAGTGTGTACTGGATGGTGTCGGCTCAGGGGAACGTGAGCGCACCTCTGCCTCTCCAGCAGCGCTGGCGCCACCTCCCACTGGCCATCGAGGCCGCGGCCTTTTCCCCACTGGACAGCAAGTGGTACTTCTTCAAAG GTAAGCGTATATGGCGTTACTCGGGCAGTGCCCTGGACCCTGGCTTTCCCAGGAGGAGCAGCCAGGCCGGACTCCCCTGCCACCCAGACTGTGCCTTCTACTACGCCCCCCTGGGACACATGGTCCTCTTTAAGGGCCCCCGCTACTCCGTGCTCAACCTGCACACACTGAGGTCCGAGCCCTACTACCCGCGCCGGCTGGCCGACTGGACCGGGGTGCCCCAGGGAACCAACGGTGCGCTGACCCGTCCCGACGGGCGCCTCTATCTCTTTAGGGAGCAGCAGTACTGGAGGTTTGACCCGGTGAAGGTGCGCATGACCAGAGAAGGCCAGTGGGCTCAGGACCTGGATTGGATAGGCTGCAGGAACAGGACTCACCAGGGCAATGACATCCTGTGA